One Sporomusaceae bacterium ACPt DNA window includes the following coding sequences:
- a CDS encoding Putative HTH-type transcriptional regulator, which yields MRISQEADYAIRVVLYLSQLGYGEIVGAKTIADNEAISLRFLLKLLPKLIKSGIIQSFRGIKGGYALAKPPEKINLKEVIEAIDGPIYMNRCLYEPEYCNKHYTPYCKAHQVLNNINRVLVAELERANFLSIVKHDI from the coding sequence ATGAGAATATCCCAAGAAGCAGATTATGCTATCCGGGTAGTATTATATTTGTCCCAATTGGGGTATGGCGAAATTGTCGGGGCCAAGACTATAGCCGACAACGAAGCCATCTCCTTGCGGTTTCTGTTGAAATTATTGCCAAAGCTTATTAAATCAGGTATTATTCAATCGTTTCGCGGGATAAAAGGAGGTTATGCATTAGCCAAACCGCCGGAAAAAATAAATCTAAAAGAAGTTATTGAAGCAATCGATGGCCCTATATACATGAACCGGTGTTTGTACGAGCCGGAATATTGCAATAAACATTACACCCCGTACTGCAAAGCGCATCAAGTATTAAATAATATAAACCGGGTTCTTGTAGCTGAGTTGGAACGCGCCAATTTTCTAAGTATAGTAAAGCACGACATATGA
- the cooS1_3 gene encoding Carbon monoxide dehydrogenase 1, translated as MLNNHCGTCSSADTTLQAFIASLDVETAHHRVKDQQVKCGFGLQGICCRLCSNGPCRVTPQSPRGVCGANADTIVARNFLRAVAAGAGCYVHVLEKAAQTLKELSLKKGKLKGEKTLNRLADMLGINEPDLHQKGALVASKILEDLYKPRSEKMELVEKLAYKPRFDVWNKLGILPGGAKSEVFDGIVKTSTNLSSDPVNMLFNCLTLGIVTGLYGLTLTNLVNDVILGEPSIRVAPVGFRVIDEGYINIMLTGHQHAIFAHLQDRLNEEDIHSRAQAAGAKGVRLVGCTCVGQDLQLRGKHCQDVFSGHAGNNFTSEAVIATGGIDLILSEFNCTLPGIESIADKMQVKMICLDDMAKKANADLLTYTFENREKISEHVINEAIESYQKRRKQINVRIPKEHGHDDCVTGLSETSLKEFLGGSWQPLIDLIAKGKIKGLAGVVGCSNLTAKGHDVFTVELTKELIKRNILVLSAGCSSGGLENVGLMSPGAAKLAGNELREVCETLGIPPVLNFGPCLAIGRLEIIATEVAEVLGVDIPKLPLVLSAPQWLEEQALADGSFGLALGLPLHLAQPPFVTGSKLVSNILTEQLLNITGGQIILEDDIAKAADKLETIIAQKRTALGLL; from the coding sequence ATGCTTAACAACCATTGCGGGACATGCTCATCTGCAGACACAACACTTCAAGCTTTTATCGCATCACTTGATGTAGAAACAGCACACCACCGGGTAAAAGATCAACAGGTCAAATGTGGGTTTGGCCTTCAGGGAATTTGCTGCCGGCTTTGTTCCAACGGCCCCTGCCGGGTTACACCACAATCACCGCGAGGAGTTTGCGGAGCTAACGCCGATACCATTGTCGCGCGGAATTTTCTGCGGGCGGTTGCGGCCGGAGCCGGTTGCTACGTTCATGTACTTGAGAAGGCTGCCCAAACATTAAAAGAACTTTCCCTTAAAAAAGGAAAGCTTAAAGGCGAGAAAACATTAAACCGTTTGGCAGATATGTTGGGAATTAACGAGCCTGATCTGCACCAAAAAGGAGCACTCGTAGCCAGCAAGATATTGGAGGATTTGTATAAGCCTCGCTCTGAAAAGATGGAACTAGTGGAAAAGCTGGCCTATAAACCACGCTTTGATGTTTGGAATAAATTAGGTATATTACCAGGTGGAGCCAAGTCGGAAGTGTTTGACGGCATTGTCAAGACATCTACAAATCTTAGCAGCGATCCGGTGAATATGCTCTTCAATTGCCTTACTCTCGGTATAGTAACAGGGTTGTATGGACTTACATTGACCAATCTGGTAAATGATGTTATTCTTGGCGAACCATCCATTCGTGTTGCTCCGGTAGGCTTTAGAGTCATTGATGAAGGGTATATCAACATCATGTTAACAGGCCACCAGCATGCAATTTTTGCACATCTGCAAGACCGCCTCAATGAAGAAGACATACATAGCCGGGCGCAAGCGGCGGGGGCAAAAGGGGTTCGCTTAGTAGGCTGCACCTGTGTGGGGCAGGACTTGCAACTGCGCGGCAAACATTGTCAGGATGTTTTTTCAGGTCATGCCGGCAATAACTTTACCAGTGAAGCAGTAATTGCAACCGGTGGCATAGACCTTATTCTTTCGGAATTCAATTGCACACTGCCTGGCATCGAATCCATTGCCGACAAAATGCAAGTGAAAATGATCTGCCTGGATGACATGGCTAAAAAAGCAAATGCTGATCTTTTAACATATACCTTTGAAAATCGCGAAAAAATTTCGGAACACGTTATTAATGAGGCTATTGAAAGCTATCAAAAACGCCGCAAGCAAATTAATGTGCGCATCCCCAAGGAACACGGACATGATGATTGTGTTACCGGTTTAAGCGAAACTTCATTAAAAGAGTTCCTGGGCGGTTCCTGGCAACCTTTAATTGACTTGATTGCCAAAGGCAAAATTAAAGGTCTTGCCGGTGTTGTTGGCTGTTCAAATCTTACTGCCAAAGGGCATGATGTCTTTACGGTAGAACTTACAAAGGAACTCATCAAACGGAATATATTGGTGCTTTCAGCCGGTTGTTCCAGCGGCGGCCTGGAAAATGTCGGGTTAATGTCTCCCGGCGCAGCCAAACTGGCAGGAAATGAACTTAGGGAAGTTTGTGAAACATTAGGTATTCCGCCGGTGCTGAATTTCGGCCCTTGTCTGGCAATTGGCCGCCTGGAAATTATCGCTACCGAGGTTGCAGAAGTGCTTGGGGTTGATATACCAAAATTGCCACTGGTGTTGTCGGCTCCTCAATGGCTGGAGGAACAGGCGCTGGCGGATGGATCGTTCGGTTTAGCGCTTGGTCTGCCTTTGCATTTGGCGCAACCACCGTTTGTGACCGGCAGTAAGTTAGTTTCGAACATATTGACTGAACAACTCCTCAATATTACAGGGGGACAAATCATTCTAGAGGATGATATTGCAAAAGCTGCCGATAAGTTGGAGACAATTATTGCGCAGAAACGTACGGCGCTTGGTCTTCTTTAA
- a CDS encoding 3'3'-cGAMP-specific phosphodiesterase 1 produces MLFNVHPSNLMSALSVALELSTDGLSRHHWRTALIADRIAEHIGLDDWQRQVLVYSALLHDIGAVSNWVERKKLIMLELGSDVYRHAEAGYELLKDSAQFGMLAETIRHHHDNWDGSNPFGLVGKDIPITSRIINLADRLEILLKDKVYIFEQRPDILSSIRELSGSYFDPDLVRALHEFARRESFWLDLTNPHYYQNFFRQINTYGRMVLNIDDIVNIGEIFATIIDRTSRFTGVHSRSVARVAAFLAQAKAYSVEEVKLIKIAGLFHDLGKLAIPNEILEKPGKLTDREFLIIKQHPYYTYRILEQIDGFSTVAEWAAFHHETLDGLGYPFRVPEASLSLGSRIVSVADVFVALSENRPYRRSLALSEIEKIMRGMVDNRKLDGGVVSDLFGDFVGLGKLVEQIRIEGA; encoded by the coding sequence ATGTTGTTTAATGTCCACCCCAGTAATCTAATGAGTGCTTTGTCTGTAGCCTTAGAGTTGTCAACTGACGGTTTGTCTCGCCATCATTGGCGAACAGCTCTTATTGCCGACCGGATTGCCGAACATATAGGTTTGGATGATTGGCAGCGTCAGGTGCTGGTATATTCCGCGTTACTGCATGATATTGGTGCTGTGTCCAACTGGGTAGAGAGAAAAAAGCTTATTATGCTTGAATTAGGAAGTGACGTCTACCGCCATGCTGAAGCCGGCTATGAGTTACTAAAAGACTCAGCGCAGTTTGGCATGTTGGCCGAAACCATCCGTCACCATCATGATAACTGGGACGGCTCGAATCCTTTTGGTCTTGTCGGCAAAGACATTCCCATAACCAGCCGGATAATAAATTTGGCAGACCGCTTGGAAATACTGCTTAAGGATAAAGTCTACATATTTGAACAGCGTCCTGATATCTTATCATCGATTCGTGAGTTAAGCGGCAGTTACTTTGACCCTGATCTGGTACGGGCGCTGCATGAGTTTGCCCGTAGGGAAAGTTTCTGGCTGGATTTGACCAACCCGCACTATTATCAAAATTTTTTCCGGCAGATAAATACTTACGGGCGTATGGTGCTTAATATTGATGATATTGTCAACATCGGCGAAATTTTTGCCACGATTATTGACAGGACCAGCCGGTTTACCGGTGTGCATTCCCGTAGCGTAGCGAGGGTGGCTGCGTTTTTGGCGCAAGCTAAAGCTTATAGCGTAGAAGAAGTTAAACTAATAAAAATTGCTGGATTATTTCACGACTTAGGCAAATTGGCCATACCAAATGAAATATTGGAAAAACCGGGAAAGCTTACAGACCGGGAGTTTTTGATAATAAAGCAGCACCCTTACTATACCTACCGGATACTTGAACAGATTGACGGCTTTTCAACGGTGGCCGAATGGGCGGCTTTTCACCATGAAACTCTGGATGGTTTAGGTTATCCTTTCCGTGTACCGGAGGCATCGCTCAGCTTAGGGTCGAGGATAGTGAGTGTAGCCGATGTGTTTGTTGCTTTAAGTGAAAACAGACCCTACCGCCGCTCACTTGCTCTAAGTGAGATAGAGAAGATTATGCGAGGGATGGTAGATAATCGCAAACTAGACGGTGGTGTTGTTTCCGACTTATTTGGTGATTTTGTTGGCTTAGGAAAGCTCGTAGAACAAATTAGGATTGAGGGTGCTTAA